One segment of Cetobacterium somerae ATCC BAA-474 DNA contains the following:
- a CDS encoding O-antigen ligase family protein, producing the protein YELIKISLFYKLMLVLIYPYGNMLNETFRAMMILVLYEIFYLKKNIKLIKKDNWIVLGVTSIYVLSLIWNYFSPGGIESFKLYSEKYKVLLFLPILCYLYKENIRLLLMVERLLPLCIVGMLIKFIELDFSLEQIYILKGSIISVFSLIIPYTFFYVFNDKNYKVKLISTCLLILGIWIVIKAGARGALFSLIISISIGIILKYRIKGVIGAILGSFILLGIVKANPRLENHFMQVQDFSTRSRYYLIDAGIYTFKNNIVFGSGRGNTQKYFIEYSEKEFDPRKKLIADYPWEEDIVKNNYLRNFPDTHNIFVDSIAENGVLGIVQVIFIWILIPLSVLFTYLKKKKYIYLGIFSSFIGFISAGMSWSLWTKHSLGVLYFIVILFIYIQNSEALESN; encoded by the coding sequence TATGAATTAATAAAAATAAGTTTATTTTATAAATTAATGCTTGTTTTAATATATCCATATGGAAATATGTTAAACGAAACATTCAGAGCTATGATGATATTAGTTTTATATGAAATCTTTTATTTGAAAAAAAATATAAAATTAATAAAAAAAGATAATTGGATAGTATTAGGAGTGACGTCTATATATGTTTTAAGTTTGATATGGAATTATTTTTCACCAGGTGGAATAGAAAGTTTTAAATTATATTCAGAAAAATATAAGGTATTACTATTTTTACCAATTCTTTGTTATTTATATAAAGAGAATATAAGATTACTATTAATGGTAGAACGACTACTGCCACTTTGTATTGTAGGAATGCTTATTAAATTTATTGAGTTAGATTTTAGCTTAGAACAAATATATATACTGAAGGGAAGTATAATTTCAGTTTTTTCATTAATAATTCCTTATACTTTTTTTTATGTTTTTAATGATAAAAACTATAAAGTAAAGTTAATAAGTACTTGTTTGTTGATTTTAGGTATTTGGATTGTAATTAAAGCAGGTGCTAGAGGGGCCTTATTTTCATTAATAATATCTATATCAATAGGAATAATCTTAAAATATAGAATAAAAGGGGTAATAGGAGCTATACTTGGAAGTTTTATATTATTGGGAATAGTAAAGGCTAATCCAAGATTAGAAAATCATTTTATGCAAGTTCAAGATTTTTCCACGCGTTCAAGATACTATTTAATTGATGCTGGAATATATACTTTTAAAAATAATATAGTTTTTGGTAGTGGTAGAGGAAATACACAAAAATATTTTATAGAATATTCAGAAAAAGAGTTTGATCCACGAAAAAAATTAATAGCAGATTATCCTTGGGAAGAAGATATAGTGAAAAATAATTATTTGAGAAATTTTCCAGATACACATAATATATTTGTAGATAGTATAGCAGAAAATGGGGTTTTGGGAATAGTTCAAGTTATCTTTATATGGATTTTAATACCATTAAGTGTTTTATTTACTTATTTAAAGAAAAAGAAATATATCTATTTAGGAATATTTTCATCTTTTATAGGATTTATATCAGCAGGAATGTCTTGGAGTTTATGGACTAAGCATAGTTTAGGAGTTTTATACTTTATTGTTATATTATTTATCTATATTCAAAATAGTGAGGCACTAGAGTCTAATTAA